Proteins encoded together in one Mastacembelus armatus chromosome 15, fMasArm1.2, whole genome shotgun sequence window:
- the spmip7 gene encoding spermatogenesis-associated protein 48: MTTVWDPFKPFSTELYVIRRLNSRLYWAGGGDRLEQAQADAAFARLHAPAEHVALAPSRHDVPLLDPCTGQLSAGAEADLGIKGRQKFIHLPHVASALWIPPGSRERPETAPSSICIDLSEDKAWNSRRIPDAVLRTRFSGSDSPVKVQPLSLRTSSTAALHSSSLPDKHTEPQDGFCPDLRLWMDNATAVQRYRYTSATQRSYKEVGWDTKLPRRLKAPETTPEKLADPVSERPSSRRYNSQPQLWQCIGAEWSRQQLRSRIDAKKPILFCSGCPRSGQIPLYTGTIGSENMDNIDNPGEDFHPLTLKRNVMPPYTPTSHRPTIPGYTGKAVYLTSAASSPECISRVFGESGRVVAGHVTPLSRMVTTTHPSNPFVRPAVRFSPTDTRGDIRQSR; encoded by the exons ATGACTACAGTCTGGGATCCCTTCAAGCCATTCTCTACAGAGCTATATGTCATCAGACGGCTGAACAGCCGTCTGTACTGGGCTGGTGGTGGAGATAGACTGGAACAGGCACAGGCTGATGCTGCTTTTGCTAGACTTCATGCCCCTGCTGAGCATGTCGCCCTGGCTCCTTCACGACACGATGTACCTCTACTGGACCCATGCACCGGTCAGCTGAGTGCTGGAGCTGAGGCGGACCTGGGGATCAAAGGTCGACAAAAATTCATACATTTGCCTCACGTGGCCTCTGCTCTGTGGATCCCCCCAGGTTCTagagagagaccagagacagCCCCCTCCAGTATCTGCATAGATTTGAGTGAAGACAAGGCCTGGAACTCCAGGAGGATCCCAGATGCAGTCTTAAGAACAAGATTCAGcg GTTCAGACAGTCCAGTTAAAGTTCAGCCACTTTCCCTGAGGACTTCATCTACAGCAGCACTGCACAGCAGCAGTCTCCCTGATAAACACACGGAACCTCAG GATGGCTTCTGCCCTGATCTGAGACTGTGGATGGACAATGCGACAGCAGTCCAACGTTACAGATACACTTCTGCGACACAGAG GAGTTACAAGGAGGTGGGTTGGGATACAAAGCTGCCCCGGCGCTTGAAGGCACCAGAAACAACCCCGGAGAAGCTGGCGGACCCAGTGAGTGAGCGTCCCTCATCAAGGCGCTACAATAGCCAACCTCAGCTGTGGCAG TGTATTGGAGCTGAGTGGAGCAGACAGCAGCTTCGATCGAGGATTGACGCCAAGAAACCAATATTATT CTGCAGTGGATGTCCAAGGTCAGGTCAAATCCCCCTGTACAC TGGCACTATTGGCTCGGAGAACATGGACAACATTGACAATCCGGGTGAAGACTTTCACCCGCTGACCCTGAAGAGGAACGTTATGCCCCCATATACGCCCACATCACA ccGACCCACCATCCCTGGTTATACAGGCAAGGCTGTCTATCTTACATCTGCAGCCTCCAGTCCTGAATGCATCTCCAG GGTATTTGGAGAATCAGGGAGAGTTGTTGCTGGCCATGTGACGCCCCTGTCCAGAATGGTGACCACCACGCACCCCAGCAACCCCTTCGTGAGACCCGCAGTTCGTTTCTCACCCACAGACACACGAGGAGACATTAGACAAAGCAGATGA